A part of Molothrus aeneus isolate 106 chromosome 10, BPBGC_Maene_1.0, whole genome shotgun sequence genomic DNA contains:
- the KCNMB2 gene encoding calcium-activated potassium channel subunit beta-2 isoform X2 → MFIWTSGRGSTSYRHDEKRNIYQKIRDHDLLDKRKTVTALKAGEDRAILLGLAMMVCSIMMYFLLGITLLRSYMQSVWTEETQCSLLNASITETFNCSFNCGPECWKISQYPCLQVYVNLTSSGQKLLLYHTEETMKINSECSYIPKCGKNYEESMSLVNVVMENFRKYQRFSCFYDPEGVQKNVILTKLYSSNVLFHSLVWPTCMMIGGVAIVAMVKLTQYLSLLCERIQRISR, encoded by the exons AAATATTTACCAAAAAATCAGGGATCACGACCTACTggacaaaaggaaaacagtgacAGCCCTGAAAGCTGGAGAGGACCGTGCcatcctgctggggctggccatGATGGTGTGCTCCATCATGATGTACTTCCTGCTGGGAATCACCCTGCTGCGCTCCTACATGCAAAG TGTCTGGACAGAAGAGACTCAGTGCTCACTCCTCAATGCATCCATCACAGAAACCTTTAACTGCTCATTTAACTGCGGCCCAGAGTGCTGGAAAATCTCTCAGTACCCCTGCCTGCAGGTGTATGTTAATCTCACCTCTTCTGGCCAGAAGCTTCTACTCTACCACACCGAGGaaacaatgaaaattaattctgaG TGTTCCTACATCCCCAAGTGTGGGAAGAACTACGAGGAGTCCATGTCGCTGGTGAACGTGGTGATGGAAAACTTCAGGAAGTACCAACGTTTCTCCTGCTTCTACGACCCCGAGGGAGTGCAGAAGAACGTGATCCTCACCAAACTGTACAGCTCCAACGTGCTCTTCCACTCCCTGGTCTGGCCCACCTGCATGATGATCGGGGGGGTGGCCATCGTGGCCATGGTAAAGCTGACTCAGtacctctccctgctctgcgaGAGAATCCAGAGGATCAGCAGATAG